In Janibacter sp. CX7, a single genomic region encodes these proteins:
- a CDS encoding AI-2E family transporter, which produces MSTAHDPAQEPATTVDRGTVIGEGFTWLARWSWRLLLVSAGAAVLWWVLAKLWVGVFPVLLALIVATVLWPPTRWLRSTGLPAALAAVIVILGALIVFFGVLGAITPSLISQSGDLADSASKGLSELQQRAAKPPFNLDNQTIDDAVHTARTWLQDRGGQIATGALAGASAVGSGAVTLVLVLVLVFFFLKDGPAFLPFVRRVSGPRAGAHLTEVATRSWATLGGFIRTQAIVSAVDAVLIGVGLVVLGVPLAFALAVLTFFGGFIPIVGAFAVGFLSVLVALVAEGPTTALLVLALIIAVQQIEGNVLQPFLQGRSMELHAGVILLAVTIGGTVFGIVGAFLAVPVAAVGAVILRYLSEQVALRAGEITADEAESETEEGAEVAEVEQDAAVTE; this is translated from the coding sequence TTGAGCACAGCGCACGACCCGGCGCAGGAGCCGGCGACCACCGTCGACCGAGGCACCGTCATCGGTGAGGGCTTCACGTGGCTGGCGCGCTGGTCGTGGCGCCTGCTGCTCGTCTCCGCCGGCGCCGCCGTCCTCTGGTGGGTCCTCGCCAAGCTGTGGGTCGGGGTCTTCCCCGTCCTGCTCGCCCTCATCGTCGCGACCGTGCTGTGGCCACCGACGCGGTGGCTGCGGTCCACGGGGCTGCCCGCAGCGCTCGCCGCGGTGATCGTGATCCTCGGTGCGCTCATCGTCTTCTTCGGCGTGCTGGGAGCGATCACCCCGTCGCTCATCAGCCAGTCCGGCGACCTGGCCGACTCGGCCTCCAAGGGTCTGTCGGAGCTGCAGCAGCGGGCGGCCAAGCCGCCCTTCAACCTCGACAACCAGACGATCGACGACGCGGTCCACACGGCCCGGACCTGGCTGCAGGACCGGGGCGGCCAGATCGCCACCGGTGCCCTCGCCGGCGCCTCGGCGGTCGGCTCCGGTGCCGTGACCCTCGTGCTCGTCCTCGTGCTCGTCTTCTTCTTCCTCAAGGACGGGCCGGCGTTCCTCCCCTTCGTCCGTCGCGTCAGCGGACCGCGGGCCGGCGCCCACCTCACCGAGGTGGCCACGCGGTCGTGGGCCACCCTCGGGGGCTTCATCCGCACCCAGGCGATCGTCTCCGCCGTCGACGCCGTGCTCATCGGCGTCGGTCTCGTCGTGCTCGGCGTGCCGCTCGCCTTCGCGCTGGCCGTGCTCACCTTCTTCGGTGGCTTCATCCCGATCGTCGGTGCCTTCGCCGTCGGCTTCCTCTCCGTCCTCGTCGCCCTCGTCGCCGAGGGGCCGACGACCGCCCTGCTCGTGCTCGCGCTGATCATCGCCGTGCAGCAGATCGAGGGCAATGTCCTGCAGCCCTTCCTCCAGGGCCGGTCCATGGAGCTGCACGCCGGGGTCATCCTGCTCGCCGTGACGATCGGCGGCACGGTCTTCGGCATCGTCGGGGCCTTCCTCGCGGTGCCGGTGGCCGCCGTGGGCGCGGTGATCCTGCGCTACCTCAGCGAGCAGGTGGCCCTGCGGGCAGGTGAGATCACCGCCGACGAGGCGGAGTCGGAGACCGAGGAGGGCGCCGAGGTCGCCGAGGTCGAGCAGGACGCCGCGGTCACCGAGTGA
- a CDS encoding MetQ/NlpA family ABC transporter substrate-binding protein: MSPVRTATRAAAVLSVSALALSGCGLMKGDAEGPTENGDGITKITVGASPTPHAKILEYVDKELAPEAKLDLDIKTFDDYVQPNVQLSEGTLDANYFQHLPYYEEQVEDRGYDFAHYDGIHIEPFALYSDSVKDIKDLPEGGQIGINNDPSNQGRALQLLADNDVITLKKGKDATNATILDVEDNPKDLEFKETDAAQLARSLQDLDAAIINGNYAIEADLSLDDALAVEEAKDNPYANFLAVQKANEDNAGLKKLDELLHSPEVKAYIEETWPQGEVLPAF; the protein is encoded by the coding sequence ATGTCCCCCGTCCGCACCGCCACCCGCGCCGCCGCGGTCCTGTCCGTCTCCGCCCTGGCCCTGTCCGGGTGCGGCCTGATGAAGGGCGACGCCGAGGGCCCCACCGAGAACGGCGACGGCATCACCAAGATCACCGTCGGCGCCTCCCCCACGCCGCACGCGAAGATCCTCGAGTACGTCGACAAGGAGCTGGCCCCCGAGGCGAAGCTCGACCTCGACATCAAGACCTTCGACGACTACGTGCAGCCCAACGTCCAGCTCTCCGAGGGCACGCTCGACGCCAACTACTTCCAGCACCTGCCCTACTACGAGGAGCAGGTCGAGGACCGCGGCTACGACTTCGCGCACTACGACGGCATCCACATCGAGCCCTTCGCCCTCTACTCCGACTCGGTCAAGGACATCAAGGACCTGCCCGAGGGCGGGCAGATCGGCATCAACAACGACCCGTCCAACCAGGGCCGGGCGCTGCAGCTGCTCGCGGACAACGACGTCATCACCCTCAAGAAGGGCAAGGACGCGACCAACGCGACGATCCTCGACGTCGAGGACAACCCCAAGGACCTGGAGTTCAAGGAGACCGACGCCGCGCAGCTCGCCCGCTCGCTGCAGGACCTCGACGCCGCGATCATCAACGGCAACTACGCCATCGAGGCGGACCTGTCGCTCGACGACGCCCTCGCCGTCGAGGAGGCCAAGGACAACCCCTACGCCAACTTCCTCGCCGTGCAGAAGGCCAACGAGGACAACGCCGGCCTGAAGAAGCTCGACGAGCTGCTCCACTCCCCCGAGGTCAAGGCCTACATCGAGGAGACCTGGCCCCAGGGCGAGGTCCTGCCCGCCTTCTGA
- a CDS encoding methionine ABC transporter permease translates to MSALASLGTAAAEGWLDNPVIREIVPTAVLETLAMTALASIITAIIGIPVGVLLHNSSPGGIAPHPLLHRVLGAVVNIGRSLPFLILMIAIIPFTRLVVGTSIGWQAAVVPLTVGAIPFYARLVETSLREVPSGKVEAVTMMGATRREITRKVLLPEARSGLVAGLTTTIIALIGYTAMAGAVGGGGLGAVAMSYGYNRFETDVMVVCVVLLVAIVTVVQLVGDLVARRLDRR, encoded by the coding sequence ATGAGCGCCCTCGCCAGTCTGGGCACCGCCGCCGCCGAGGGGTGGCTCGACAACCCCGTCATCCGGGAGATCGTCCCGACCGCCGTCCTCGAGACCCTCGCCATGACGGCCCTCGCGAGCATCATCACGGCGATCATCGGCATCCCCGTCGGCGTGCTCCTGCACAACTCCTCGCCGGGCGGCATCGCGCCCCATCCCCTGCTCCACCGGGTGCTCGGCGCGGTCGTCAACATCGGCCGCTCGCTGCCCTTCCTCATCCTGATGATCGCGATCATCCCCTTCACCCGGCTCGTCGTCGGGACCTCGATCGGCTGGCAGGCAGCGGTCGTGCCGCTCACCGTCGGCGCGATCCCCTTCTACGCCCGACTCGTCGAGACCTCGCTGCGCGAGGTGCCGAGCGGCAAGGTCGAGGCGGTGACGATGATGGGCGCCACCCGCCGCGAGATCACCCGCAAGGTGCTGCTGCCCGAGGCCCGCTCCGGCCTCGTCGCCGGGCTGACGACGACGATCATCGCCCTCATCGGCTACACCGCCATGGCCGGCGCCGTCGGCGGCGGCGGCCTGGGCGCGGTCGCGATGTCCTACGGCTACAACCGCTTCGAGACCGACGTCATGGTCGTCTGCGTCGTGCTGCTCGTCGCCATCGTCACGGTCGTCCAGCTCGTCGGTGACCTCGTCGCACGGCGGCTCGACCGCCGGTGA
- a CDS encoding NUDIX domain-containing protein, which produces MSVLPRPAVSVIPLRDGARGPEVFVQHRQPTMDFAAGAVVFPGGRCDPGDVAKGADLALSSATVADHVHRWRHVPVDGDRAADARTLVATGLRELAEETGLVTPPESLVPWDRWVTPEGPPKRFDVSFFVLPVPASAPGQPVHLTTEAVDSEWDAVEALLAAGAAGRLRLMTPTRVILQELLDLGSVEAVTRLRPVITGVRDDRPGSRPRVTDVVPGG; this is translated from the coding sequence GTGAGCGTCCTCCCGCGGCCCGCCGTCAGCGTCATCCCGCTGCGGGACGGTGCGCGTGGCCCGGAGGTCTTCGTCCAGCACCGTCAGCCGACGATGGACTTCGCGGCGGGCGCCGTCGTCTTCCCCGGCGGCCGCTGCGACCCCGGCGACGTGGCGAAGGGGGCCGACCTCGCCCTGTCGTCCGCGACCGTGGCCGACCACGTCCACCGGTGGCGGCACGTGCCCGTCGACGGCGACCGTGCCGCCGATGCCCGCACCCTCGTCGCGACGGGGCTGCGCGAGCTCGCGGAAGAGACCGGGCTGGTCACCCCGCCGGAGTCGCTCGTGCCCTGGGACCGCTGGGTGACGCCCGAGGGGCCACCCAAGCGCTTCGACGTCTCCTTCTTCGTCCTGCCGGTCCCGGCCTCCGCGCCCGGCCAGCCCGTGCACCTGACGACCGAGGCGGTCGACTCGGAGTGGGACGCGGTCGAGGCGCTGCTCGCGGCCGGCGCGGCCGGCCGTCTGCGGCTGATGACGCCGACCCGGGTCATCCTCCAGGAGCTGCTCGACCTGGGCAGCGTCGAGGCTGTGACACGACTGCGGCCGGTCATCACGGGTGTCCGTGACGACCGGCCGGGGTCGCGCCCGCGGGTCACCGACGTGGTGCCCGGGGGCTGA
- the nusB gene encoding transcription antitermination factor NusB gives MGARTKARRRAVDLLFEAESRGVNAGDLARERAQTPVTPAPLNEYTVAAVQGVVAHWSDIDDALTTYSQGWSLERMPDVDRAILRLGAWEILFNDEVPDGVAVSEAVTLATELSTDESPKFVNGLLARIVEVKPTLV, from the coding sequence GTGGGAGCCCGGACCAAGGCTCGTCGTCGCGCGGTCGACCTGCTCTTCGAGGCGGAGTCCCGAGGGGTCAACGCCGGTGACCTCGCGCGCGAGCGCGCGCAGACGCCGGTGACCCCGGCCCCGCTCAACGAGTACACCGTCGCCGCCGTCCAGGGAGTCGTCGCCCACTGGAGCGACATCGACGACGCGCTGACGACCTACAGCCAGGGCTGGAGCCTCGAGCGGATGCCCGACGTCGACCGCGCGATCCTGCGCCTGGGCGCCTGGGAGATCCTCTTCAACGACGAGGTCCCCGACGGCGTCGCCGTCAGCGAGGCCGTGACCCTGGCCACCGAGCTGAGCACGGACGAGTCCCCGAAGTTCGTCAACGGCCTGCTGGCCCGCATCGTCGAGGTCAAGCCCACCCTCGTCTGA